A DNA window from Solanum lycopersicum chromosome 3, SLM_r2.1 contains the following coding sequences:
- the LOC101246515 gene encoding uncharacterized protein isoform X10: MEASAAAGVAAAAAARGVALPVSSAQAARKEWRAVSEQSVRNSGSEETERSRLGQSDERLIYEVQQGREPVDVDFCSITIDGTPNNDILQQRLLAVVKQKEEFHQMEVELRAQLIARSEMMEIRNSFDAQIKEHVTANVKLQDQIHERDQRNYELERRMEEKERELNAIRLDHEAAWAKEDLLREQSKELQTYRRERDNSEAERAQHIKQIHDLQEHIQEKERQFVELQEQHRIAQETILFKDEQIREAQTWMTRVQEFDAVQQGELRERTEQYNQLWLAYQRQFGEMERLHMHMQQLQLELAEARGGTYSEGSQVSNLNSKDASHLGQSNGSQLNASGSSTPGESSIGLQNGTVENAPSFASTGHVSTQADHVHGMPVAPSSVLGMTTYLPPGQIAALHPYVMHQQGIPPPLPSHVPQSHVGHFHSVPAVSSLQHWPNQQSTLPRSDSQYDHETTVNGQSLLNVNQGIETQDSVVPVSSEDGQELQSVDKNYLSGVQTHQTLHQISSQFNGALRLDSHEHNNETEVNNVNSSANYMLEPQGLRMGEFSSNADKSSAEISNNVRNSTESVVDTVSSAVLTETYVAGGQKNAYAVGKSAEVNLLDEKALLACIVRTVPPGSGGRIRISSTLPNRLGKMLAPLHWHDYKKKYGKLDEFVANHPELFVIDGDFIQLRGGAQEIIAATAAAAKVAAAAAAPSSYSSLLPPIAVTPMPQNHRLKRVPSVEPTSEKAVFKDYAVVRPANSSDNLQSQISNGASFNSTGGISNVKILTKPRDQMELNASEARTASSVQLNLGNGASADKNDMGSSQNKVSSHGRPGTNLVGRQGRNAGISSGSRR; encoded by the exons ATGGAGGCTTCGGCAGCGGCTGGTGTCGCCGCAGCCGCCGCAGCACGCGGTGTTGCTCTTCCTGTTTCATCGGCTCAAGCTGCTCGCAAAGAGTGGCGTGCTGTCTCTGAGCAATCGGTTCGGAATTCCGGTAGTGAG GAAACGGAAAGGTCCAGATTAGGTCAATCCGACGAGAGGCTGATATATGAG GTGCAGCAAGGGAGAGAGCCGGTTGATGTGGACTTCTGTTCAATCACTATTGATGGAACTCCAAACAATGATATACTGCAACAGAGACTACTTGCTGTggtaaaacaaaaagaagagttTCATCAAATGGAGGTTGAACTACGAGCTCAGCTCATTGCAAGATCAGAGATGATGGAAATACGGAATAGTTTTGATGCTCAGATAAAAGAACATGTCACTGCCAATGTTAAGCTGCAG GACCAAATACATGAAAGGGACCAGAGGAATTATGAGTTGGAGAGGAGGATGGAAGAGAAAGAAAGGGAACTGAATGCAATTAGACTGGACCATGAAGCG GCATGGGCAAAAGAGGATCTCCTTAGAGAACAGAGTAAAGAACTACAAACTTACAG GAGAGAGAGGGACAACTCTGAAGCAGAAAGAGCTCAGCATATTAAGCAAATTCATGATCTCCAAGAGCATATTCAAGAAAAGGAGCGTCAGTTCGTTGAACTGCAGGAACAG CATAGGATAGCTCAGGAAACTATCCTTTTCAAAGATGAACAAATAAGGGAGGCCCAAACTTGGATGACTCGTGTTCAGGAATTCGATGCTGTGCAGCAAGGTGAATTGCGGGAGCGCACAGAACAGTATAACCAGCTTTGGCTTGCCTACCAAAGACAG TTTGGTGAGATGGAGCGCTTGCATATGCACATGCAACAGCTCCAACTTGAATTGGCTGAGGCAAGAGGTGGAACTTACTCTGAGGGTTCACAAGTCTCTAATCTGAATTCTAAAGATGCTAGTCATCTTGGGCAGAGCAATGGAAGCCAACTTAATGCTAGCGGAAGCAGTACACCTGGTGAAAGTTCCATAGGCCTACAGAATGGAACTGTTGAAAATGCTCCATCTTTTGCTTCAACTGGGCATGTGTCAACTCAG GCGGATCATGTACATGGTATGCCAGTTGCTCCTTCATCCGTGCTTGGGATGACAACCTACCTTCCGCCTGGACAAATTGCTGCTCTGCATCCATATGTAATGCATCAACAGGGAATTCCTCCTCCTTTACCATCACATGTTCCTCAATCTCATGTTGGGCATTTTCACTCAGTACCAGCAGTATCATCTCTTCAGCATTGGCCAAACCAACAG TCAACCTTGCCAAGATCAGATTCTCAGTATGATCACGAAACAACTGTCAATGGACAATCTCTTCTCAATGTGAACCAAGGAATTGAAACTCAGGATTCAGTCGTTCCAGTTTCAAGTGAAGATGGACAG GAACTTCAGTCTGTGGATAAGAATTACCTCTCAGGTGTACAGACACATCAGACTTTGCATCAGATTTCTTCGCAATTCAATGGTGCTTTAAGATTGGATTCACATGAACATAACAATGAAACAGAG GTGAACAATGTCAACTCTTCAGCTAACTACATGCTAGAGCCTCAAGGGTTAAGAATGGGAGAATTTAGTTCGAATGCTGATAAATCGTCAGCCGAAATTTCAAATAATGTGCGTAATTCAACTGAGTCTGTGGTGGACACTGTGTCAAGTGCTGTTTTGACAGAAACGTATGTTGCTGGAGGACAGAAGAATGCATATGCAGTCGGTAAATCAGCAGAGGTTAATCTCCTGGACGAAAAGGCATTGCTGGCTTGCATAGTCCGTACTGTTCCCCCTGGTTCTGGTGGTAGAATAAGGATTAGTTCTACG CTCCCAAATAGACTTGGTAAAATGCTCGCCCCCTTGCACTGGCATGACTACAAAAAGAAGTACggaaaacttgatgaatttgTGGCAAACCATCCAGAA TTATTTGTAATTGACGGAGACTTCATTCAACTCCGCGGAGGTGCTCAAGAAATTATAGCAGCCACAGCTGCAGCTGCTAAAGTGGCTGCTGCAGCTGCAGCTCCTTCGTCGTACTCCTCTCTTTTGCCTCCTATTGCAGTCACCCCTATGCCACAAAATCACCGCTTGAAGAGGGTACCATCAGTTGAACCAACATCTGAGAAGGCAGTTTTCAAAGACTATGCTGTCGTCAGACCTGCAAATTCTAGTGACAACCTTCAAAGTCAGATTTCTAATGGGGCCTCTTTCAACAGTACTGGGGGCATctcaaatgtaaaaatattgACTAAGCCGAGAGACCAGATGGAGCTAAATGCATCTGAAGCTAGGACTGCGTCATCTGTGCAATTGAACCTTGGAAATGGAGCTAGTGCTGACAAAAATGACATGGGTAGTTCACAAAACAAGGTTTCATCTCATGGGCGACCTGGCACAAATTTAGTGGGTAGACAGGGCAG GAATGCAGGGATTTCATCAGGCTCTAGAAGATAG
- the LOC101246515 gene encoding uncharacterized protein isoform X6, producing the protein MEASAAAGVAAAAAARGVALPVSSAQAARKEWRAVSEQSVRNSGSEETERSRLGQSDERLIYEVQQGREPVDVDFCSITIDGTPNNDILQQRLLAVVKQKEEFHQMEVELRAQLIARSEMMEIRNSFDAQIKEHVTANVKLQDQIHERDQRNYELERRMEEKERELNAIRLDHEAAWAKEDLLREQSKELQTYRRERDNSEAERAQHIKQIHDLQEHIQEKERQFVELQEQHRIAQETILFKDEQIREAQTWMTRVQEFDAVQQGELRERTEQYNQLWLAYQRQFGEMERLHMHMQQLQLELAEARGGTYSEGSQVSNLNSKDASHLGQSNGSQLNASGSSTPGESSIGLQNGTVENAPSFASTGHVSTQADHVHGMPVAPSSVLGMTTYLPPGQIAALHPYVMHQQGIPPPLPSHVPQSHVGHFHSVPAVSSLQHWPNQQAVPEGSHISNHNQYTLQPQSTLPRSDSQYDHETTVNGQSLLNVNQGIETQDSVVPVSSEDGQSVDKNYLSGVQTHQTLHQISSQFNGALRLDSHEHNNETEVNNVNSSANYMLEPQGLRMGEFSSNADKSSAEISNNVRNSTESVVDTVSSAVLTETYVAGGQKNAYAVGKSAEVNLLDEKALLACIVRTVPPGSGGRIRISSTLPNRLGKMLAPLHWHDYKKKYGKLDEFVANHPELFVIDGDFIQLRGGAQEIIAATAAAAKVAAAAAAPSSYSSLLPPIAVTPMPQNHRLKRVPSVEPTSEKAVFKDYAVVRPANSSDNLQSQISNGASFNSTGGISNVKILTKPRDQMELNASEARTASSVQLNLGNGASADKNDMGSSQNKVSSHGRPGTNLVGRQGRNAGISSGSRR; encoded by the exons ATGGAGGCTTCGGCAGCGGCTGGTGTCGCCGCAGCCGCCGCAGCACGCGGTGTTGCTCTTCCTGTTTCATCGGCTCAAGCTGCTCGCAAAGAGTGGCGTGCTGTCTCTGAGCAATCGGTTCGGAATTCCGGTAGTGAG GAAACGGAAAGGTCCAGATTAGGTCAATCCGACGAGAGGCTGATATATGAG GTGCAGCAAGGGAGAGAGCCGGTTGATGTGGACTTCTGTTCAATCACTATTGATGGAACTCCAAACAATGATATACTGCAACAGAGACTACTTGCTGTggtaaaacaaaaagaagagttTCATCAAATGGAGGTTGAACTACGAGCTCAGCTCATTGCAAGATCAGAGATGATGGAAATACGGAATAGTTTTGATGCTCAGATAAAAGAACATGTCACTGCCAATGTTAAGCTGCAG GACCAAATACATGAAAGGGACCAGAGGAATTATGAGTTGGAGAGGAGGATGGAAGAGAAAGAAAGGGAACTGAATGCAATTAGACTGGACCATGAAGCG GCATGGGCAAAAGAGGATCTCCTTAGAGAACAGAGTAAAGAACTACAAACTTACAG GAGAGAGAGGGACAACTCTGAAGCAGAAAGAGCTCAGCATATTAAGCAAATTCATGATCTCCAAGAGCATATTCAAGAAAAGGAGCGTCAGTTCGTTGAACTGCAGGAACAG CATAGGATAGCTCAGGAAACTATCCTTTTCAAAGATGAACAAATAAGGGAGGCCCAAACTTGGATGACTCGTGTTCAGGAATTCGATGCTGTGCAGCAAGGTGAATTGCGGGAGCGCACAGAACAGTATAACCAGCTTTGGCTTGCCTACCAAAGACAG TTTGGTGAGATGGAGCGCTTGCATATGCACATGCAACAGCTCCAACTTGAATTGGCTGAGGCAAGAGGTGGAACTTACTCTGAGGGTTCACAAGTCTCTAATCTGAATTCTAAAGATGCTAGTCATCTTGGGCAGAGCAATGGAAGCCAACTTAATGCTAGCGGAAGCAGTACACCTGGTGAAAGTTCCATAGGCCTACAGAATGGAACTGTTGAAAATGCTCCATCTTTTGCTTCAACTGGGCATGTGTCAACTCAG GCGGATCATGTACATGGTATGCCAGTTGCTCCTTCATCCGTGCTTGGGATGACAACCTACCTTCCGCCTGGACAAATTGCTGCTCTGCATCCATATGTAATGCATCAACAGGGAATTCCTCCTCCTTTACCATCACATGTTCCTCAATCTCATGTTGGGCATTTTCACTCAGTACCAGCAGTATCATCTCTTCAGCATTGGCCAAACCAACAG GCTGTACCAGAGGGTTCACATATCTCTAATCACAATCAGTACACTTTGCAACCTCAGTCAACCTTGCCAAGATCAGATTCTCAGTATGATCACGAAACAACTGTCAATGGACAATCTCTTCTCAATGTGAACCAAGGAATTGAAACTCAGGATTCAGTCGTTCCAGTTTCAAGTGAAGATGGACAG TCTGTGGATAAGAATTACCTCTCAGGTGTACAGACACATCAGACTTTGCATCAGATTTCTTCGCAATTCAATGGTGCTTTAAGATTGGATTCACATGAACATAACAATGAAACAGAG GTGAACAATGTCAACTCTTCAGCTAACTACATGCTAGAGCCTCAAGGGTTAAGAATGGGAGAATTTAGTTCGAATGCTGATAAATCGTCAGCCGAAATTTCAAATAATGTGCGTAATTCAACTGAGTCTGTGGTGGACACTGTGTCAAGTGCTGTTTTGACAGAAACGTATGTTGCTGGAGGACAGAAGAATGCATATGCAGTCGGTAAATCAGCAGAGGTTAATCTCCTGGACGAAAAGGCATTGCTGGCTTGCATAGTCCGTACTGTTCCCCCTGGTTCTGGTGGTAGAATAAGGATTAGTTCTACG CTCCCAAATAGACTTGGTAAAATGCTCGCCCCCTTGCACTGGCATGACTACAAAAAGAAGTACggaaaacttgatgaatttgTGGCAAACCATCCAGAA TTATTTGTAATTGACGGAGACTTCATTCAACTCCGCGGAGGTGCTCAAGAAATTATAGCAGCCACAGCTGCAGCTGCTAAAGTGGCTGCTGCAGCTGCAGCTCCTTCGTCGTACTCCTCTCTTTTGCCTCCTATTGCAGTCACCCCTATGCCACAAAATCACCGCTTGAAGAGGGTACCATCAGTTGAACCAACATCTGAGAAGGCAGTTTTCAAAGACTATGCTGTCGTCAGACCTGCAAATTCTAGTGACAACCTTCAAAGTCAGATTTCTAATGGGGCCTCTTTCAACAGTACTGGGGGCATctcaaatgtaaaaatattgACTAAGCCGAGAGACCAGATGGAGCTAAATGCATCTGAAGCTAGGACTGCGTCATCTGTGCAATTGAACCTTGGAAATGGAGCTAGTGCTGACAAAAATGACATGGGTAGTTCACAAAACAAGGTTTCATCTCATGGGCGACCTGGCACAAATTTAGTGGGTAGACAGGGCAG GAATGCAGGGATTTCATCAGGCTCTAGAAGATAG
- the LOC101246515 gene encoding uncharacterized protein isoform X12, protein MEASAAAGVAAAAAARGVALPVSSAQAARKEWRAVSEQSVRNSGSEETERSRLGQSDERLIYEQGREPVDVDFCSITIDGTPNNDILQQRLLAVVKQKEEFHQMEVELRAQLIARSEMMEIRNSFDAQIKEHVTANVKLQDQIHERDQRNYELERRMEEKERELNAIRLDHEAAWAKEDLLREQSKELQTYRRERDNSEAERAQHIKQIHDLQEHIQEKERQFVELQEQHRIAQETILFKDEQIREAQTWMTRVQEFDAVQQGELRERTEQYNQLWLAYQRQFGEMERLHMHMQQLQLELAEARGGTYSEGSQVSNLNSKDASHLGQSNGSQLNASGSSTPGESSIGLQNGTVENAPSFASTGHVSTQADHVHGMPVAPSSVLGMTTYLPPGQIAALHPYVMHQQGIPPPLPSHVPQSHVGHFHSVPAVSSLQHWPNQQSTLPRSDSQYDHETTVNGQSLLNVNQGIETQDSVVPVSSEDGQELQSVDKNYLSGVQTHQTLHQISSQFNGALRLDSHEHNNETEVNNVNSSANYMLEPQGLRMGEFSSNADKSSAEISNNVRNSTESVVDTVSSAVLTETYVAGGQKNAYAVGKSAEVNLLDEKALLACIVRTVPPGSGGRIRISSTLPNRLGKMLAPLHWHDYKKKYGKLDEFVANHPELFVIDGDFIQLRGGAQEIIAATAAAAKVAAAAAAPSSYSSLLPPIAVTPMPQNHRLKRVPSVEPTSEKAVFKDYAVVRPANSSDNLQSQISNGASFNSTGGISNVKILTKPRDQMELNASEARTASSVQLNLGNGASADKNDMGSSQNKVSSHGRPGTNLVGRQGRNAGISSGSRR, encoded by the exons ATGGAGGCTTCGGCAGCGGCTGGTGTCGCCGCAGCCGCCGCAGCACGCGGTGTTGCTCTTCCTGTTTCATCGGCTCAAGCTGCTCGCAAAGAGTGGCGTGCTGTCTCTGAGCAATCGGTTCGGAATTCCGGTAGTGAG GAAACGGAAAGGTCCAGATTAGGTCAATCCGACGAGAGGCTGATATATGAG CAAGGGAGAGAGCCGGTTGATGTGGACTTCTGTTCAATCACTATTGATGGAACTCCAAACAATGATATACTGCAACAGAGACTACTTGCTGTggtaaaacaaaaagaagagttTCATCAAATGGAGGTTGAACTACGAGCTCAGCTCATTGCAAGATCAGAGATGATGGAAATACGGAATAGTTTTGATGCTCAGATAAAAGAACATGTCACTGCCAATGTTAAGCTGCAG GACCAAATACATGAAAGGGACCAGAGGAATTATGAGTTGGAGAGGAGGATGGAAGAGAAAGAAAGGGAACTGAATGCAATTAGACTGGACCATGAAGCG GCATGGGCAAAAGAGGATCTCCTTAGAGAACAGAGTAAAGAACTACAAACTTACAG GAGAGAGAGGGACAACTCTGAAGCAGAAAGAGCTCAGCATATTAAGCAAATTCATGATCTCCAAGAGCATATTCAAGAAAAGGAGCGTCAGTTCGTTGAACTGCAGGAACAG CATAGGATAGCTCAGGAAACTATCCTTTTCAAAGATGAACAAATAAGGGAGGCCCAAACTTGGATGACTCGTGTTCAGGAATTCGATGCTGTGCAGCAAGGTGAATTGCGGGAGCGCACAGAACAGTATAACCAGCTTTGGCTTGCCTACCAAAGACAG TTTGGTGAGATGGAGCGCTTGCATATGCACATGCAACAGCTCCAACTTGAATTGGCTGAGGCAAGAGGTGGAACTTACTCTGAGGGTTCACAAGTCTCTAATCTGAATTCTAAAGATGCTAGTCATCTTGGGCAGAGCAATGGAAGCCAACTTAATGCTAGCGGAAGCAGTACACCTGGTGAAAGTTCCATAGGCCTACAGAATGGAACTGTTGAAAATGCTCCATCTTTTGCTTCAACTGGGCATGTGTCAACTCAG GCGGATCATGTACATGGTATGCCAGTTGCTCCTTCATCCGTGCTTGGGATGACAACCTACCTTCCGCCTGGACAAATTGCTGCTCTGCATCCATATGTAATGCATCAACAGGGAATTCCTCCTCCTTTACCATCACATGTTCCTCAATCTCATGTTGGGCATTTTCACTCAGTACCAGCAGTATCATCTCTTCAGCATTGGCCAAACCAACAG TCAACCTTGCCAAGATCAGATTCTCAGTATGATCACGAAACAACTGTCAATGGACAATCTCTTCTCAATGTGAACCAAGGAATTGAAACTCAGGATTCAGTCGTTCCAGTTTCAAGTGAAGATGGACAG GAACTTCAGTCTGTGGATAAGAATTACCTCTCAGGTGTACAGACACATCAGACTTTGCATCAGATTTCTTCGCAATTCAATGGTGCTTTAAGATTGGATTCACATGAACATAACAATGAAACAGAG GTGAACAATGTCAACTCTTCAGCTAACTACATGCTAGAGCCTCAAGGGTTAAGAATGGGAGAATTTAGTTCGAATGCTGATAAATCGTCAGCCGAAATTTCAAATAATGTGCGTAATTCAACTGAGTCTGTGGTGGACACTGTGTCAAGTGCTGTTTTGACAGAAACGTATGTTGCTGGAGGACAGAAGAATGCATATGCAGTCGGTAAATCAGCAGAGGTTAATCTCCTGGACGAAAAGGCATTGCTGGCTTGCATAGTCCGTACTGTTCCCCCTGGTTCTGGTGGTAGAATAAGGATTAGTTCTACG CTCCCAAATAGACTTGGTAAAATGCTCGCCCCCTTGCACTGGCATGACTACAAAAAGAAGTACggaaaacttgatgaatttgTGGCAAACCATCCAGAA TTATTTGTAATTGACGGAGACTTCATTCAACTCCGCGGAGGTGCTCAAGAAATTATAGCAGCCACAGCTGCAGCTGCTAAAGTGGCTGCTGCAGCTGCAGCTCCTTCGTCGTACTCCTCTCTTTTGCCTCCTATTGCAGTCACCCCTATGCCACAAAATCACCGCTTGAAGAGGGTACCATCAGTTGAACCAACATCTGAGAAGGCAGTTTTCAAAGACTATGCTGTCGTCAGACCTGCAAATTCTAGTGACAACCTTCAAAGTCAGATTTCTAATGGGGCCTCTTTCAACAGTACTGGGGGCATctcaaatgtaaaaatattgACTAAGCCGAGAGACCAGATGGAGCTAAATGCATCTGAAGCTAGGACTGCGTCATCTGTGCAATTGAACCTTGGAAATGGAGCTAGTGCTGACAAAAATGACATGGGTAGTTCACAAAACAAGGTTTCATCTCATGGGCGACCTGGCACAAATTTAGTGGGTAGACAGGGCAG GAATGCAGGGATTTCATCAGGCTCTAGAAGATAG
- the LOC101246515 gene encoding uncharacterized protein isoform X4, translating to MEASAAAGVAAAAAARGVALPVSSAQAARKEWRAVSEQSVRNSGSEETERSRLGQSDERLIYEQGREPVDVDFCSITIDGTPNNDILQQRLLAVVKQKEEFHQMEVELRAQLIARSEMMEIRNSFDAQIKEHVTANVKLQDQIHERDQRNYELERRMEEKERELNAIRLDHEAAWAKEDLLREQSKELQTYRRERDNSEAERAQHIKQIHDLQEHIQEKERQFVELQEQHRIAQETILFKDEQIREAQTWMTRVQEFDAVQQGELRERTEQYNQLWLAYQRQFGEMERLHMHMQQLQLELAEARGGTYSEGSQVSNLNSKDASHLGQSNGSQLNASGSSTPGESSIGLQNGTVENAPSFASTGHVSTQADHVHGMPVAPSSVLGMTTYLPPGQIAALHPYVMHQQGIPPPLPSHVPQSHVGHFHSVPAVSSLQHWPNQQAVPEGSHISNHNQYTLQPQSTLPRSDSQYDHETTVNGQSLLNVNQGIETQDSVVPVSSEDGQELQSVDKNYLSGVQTHQTLHQISSQFNGALRLDSHEHNNETEVNNVNSSANYMLEPQGLRMGEFSSNADKSSAEISNNVRNSTESVVDTVSSAVLTETYVAGGQKNAYAVGKSAEVNLLDEKALLACIVRTVPPGSGGRIRISSTLPNRLGKMLAPLHWHDYKKKYGKLDEFVANHPELFVIDGDFIQLRGGAQEIIAATAAAAKVAAAAAAPSSYSSLLPPIAVTPMPQNHRLKRVPSVEPTSEKAVFKDYAVVRPANSSDNLQSQISNGASFNSTGGISNVKILTKPRDQMELNASEARTASSVQLNLGNGASADKNDMGSSQNKVSSHGRPGTNLVGRQGRNAGISSGSRR from the exons ATGGAGGCTTCGGCAGCGGCTGGTGTCGCCGCAGCCGCCGCAGCACGCGGTGTTGCTCTTCCTGTTTCATCGGCTCAAGCTGCTCGCAAAGAGTGGCGTGCTGTCTCTGAGCAATCGGTTCGGAATTCCGGTAGTGAG GAAACGGAAAGGTCCAGATTAGGTCAATCCGACGAGAGGCTGATATATGAG CAAGGGAGAGAGCCGGTTGATGTGGACTTCTGTTCAATCACTATTGATGGAACTCCAAACAATGATATACTGCAACAGAGACTACTTGCTGTggtaaaacaaaaagaagagttTCATCAAATGGAGGTTGAACTACGAGCTCAGCTCATTGCAAGATCAGAGATGATGGAAATACGGAATAGTTTTGATGCTCAGATAAAAGAACATGTCACTGCCAATGTTAAGCTGCAG GACCAAATACATGAAAGGGACCAGAGGAATTATGAGTTGGAGAGGAGGATGGAAGAGAAAGAAAGGGAACTGAATGCAATTAGACTGGACCATGAAGCG GCATGGGCAAAAGAGGATCTCCTTAGAGAACAGAGTAAAGAACTACAAACTTACAG GAGAGAGAGGGACAACTCTGAAGCAGAAAGAGCTCAGCATATTAAGCAAATTCATGATCTCCAAGAGCATATTCAAGAAAAGGAGCGTCAGTTCGTTGAACTGCAGGAACAG CATAGGATAGCTCAGGAAACTATCCTTTTCAAAGATGAACAAATAAGGGAGGCCCAAACTTGGATGACTCGTGTTCAGGAATTCGATGCTGTGCAGCAAGGTGAATTGCGGGAGCGCACAGAACAGTATAACCAGCTTTGGCTTGCCTACCAAAGACAG TTTGGTGAGATGGAGCGCTTGCATATGCACATGCAACAGCTCCAACTTGAATTGGCTGAGGCAAGAGGTGGAACTTACTCTGAGGGTTCACAAGTCTCTAATCTGAATTCTAAAGATGCTAGTCATCTTGGGCAGAGCAATGGAAGCCAACTTAATGCTAGCGGAAGCAGTACACCTGGTGAAAGTTCCATAGGCCTACAGAATGGAACTGTTGAAAATGCTCCATCTTTTGCTTCAACTGGGCATGTGTCAACTCAG GCGGATCATGTACATGGTATGCCAGTTGCTCCTTCATCCGTGCTTGGGATGACAACCTACCTTCCGCCTGGACAAATTGCTGCTCTGCATCCATATGTAATGCATCAACAGGGAATTCCTCCTCCTTTACCATCACATGTTCCTCAATCTCATGTTGGGCATTTTCACTCAGTACCAGCAGTATCATCTCTTCAGCATTGGCCAAACCAACAG GCTGTACCAGAGGGTTCACATATCTCTAATCACAATCAGTACACTTTGCAACCTCAGTCAACCTTGCCAAGATCAGATTCTCAGTATGATCACGAAACAACTGTCAATGGACAATCTCTTCTCAATGTGAACCAAGGAATTGAAACTCAGGATTCAGTCGTTCCAGTTTCAAGTGAAGATGGACAG GAACTTCAGTCTGTGGATAAGAATTACCTCTCAGGTGTACAGACACATCAGACTTTGCATCAGATTTCTTCGCAATTCAATGGTGCTTTAAGATTGGATTCACATGAACATAACAATGAAACAGAG GTGAACAATGTCAACTCTTCAGCTAACTACATGCTAGAGCCTCAAGGGTTAAGAATGGGAGAATTTAGTTCGAATGCTGATAAATCGTCAGCCGAAATTTCAAATAATGTGCGTAATTCAACTGAGTCTGTGGTGGACACTGTGTCAAGTGCTGTTTTGACAGAAACGTATGTTGCTGGAGGACAGAAGAATGCATATGCAGTCGGTAAATCAGCAGAGGTTAATCTCCTGGACGAAAAGGCATTGCTGGCTTGCATAGTCCGTACTGTTCCCCCTGGTTCTGGTGGTAGAATAAGGATTAGTTCTACG CTCCCAAATAGACTTGGTAAAATGCTCGCCCCCTTGCACTGGCATGACTACAAAAAGAAGTACggaaaacttgatgaatttgTGGCAAACCATCCAGAA TTATTTGTAATTGACGGAGACTTCATTCAACTCCGCGGAGGTGCTCAAGAAATTATAGCAGCCACAGCTGCAGCTGCTAAAGTGGCTGCTGCAGCTGCAGCTCCTTCGTCGTACTCCTCTCTTTTGCCTCCTATTGCAGTCACCCCTATGCCACAAAATCACCGCTTGAAGAGGGTACCATCAGTTGAACCAACATCTGAGAAGGCAGTTTTCAAAGACTATGCTGTCGTCAGACCTGCAAATTCTAGTGACAACCTTCAAAGTCAGATTTCTAATGGGGCCTCTTTCAACAGTACTGGGGGCATctcaaatgtaaaaatattgACTAAGCCGAGAGACCAGATGGAGCTAAATGCATCTGAAGCTAGGACTGCGTCATCTGTGCAATTGAACCTTGGAAATGGAGCTAGTGCTGACAAAAATGACATGGGTAGTTCACAAAACAAGGTTTCATCTCATGGGCGACCTGGCACAAATTTAGTGGGTAGACAGGGCAG GAATGCAGGGATTTCATCAGGCTCTAGAAGATAG